Proteins encoded by one window of Primulina huaijiensis isolate GDHJ02 chromosome 1, ASM1229523v2, whole genome shotgun sequence:
- the LOC140975353 gene encoding uncharacterized protein, translating into MDREQEEIQFLGFFGIVRESYSIVTSWRKIFSQLIVALIIPLSFIYLAQIQITQLLIAKIATNEDTLERTPEGTRSYDRISSLISSEWTEILLFKIGYLLFFLILVLISTAAVVYTIACIYTAKEITFEKVMSVVPKVWKRLMLTFICNFVIVFAYNIVAVVIAVFAVIILQPSSRVGEILLLFYLIIYFVGLLYITMIWQLASVVSVLEESYGVNAMSKSQALIKGKMGVSAAIFFVLGLCFVGVEVVFKIFVVAAYEKGLGYRVGLGIGCLSLMSILMLFGLVMQTIVYFVCKSYHHENIDKSALANHLGEYLGEYVPLKSKDVQMEQFEV; encoded by the coding sequence ATGGACAGAGAACAAGAAGAAATCCAGTTTCTTGGATTCTTTGGCATAGTTCGAGAATCGTACAGCATAGTTACATCATGGAGAAAGATTTTCAGCCAACTCATAGTGGCTTTGATTATTCCTCTATCCTTCATCTACTTGGCCCAAATACAGATTACCCAACTCCTTATCGCCAAGATCGCGACCAATGAGGACACCCTCGAAAGAACTCCGGAGGGCACTCGCTCCTACGACAGAATCTCCAGCCTCATATCCTCCGAATGGACCGAGATTCTCTTGTTCAAGATAGGGTATTTACTGTTTTTCTTGATTCTTGTGCTTATCTCTACAGCTGCAGTAGTTTACACTATCGCCTGTATCTATACCGCCAAAGAGATTACGTTTGAGAAAGTGATGAGTGTTGTTCCGAAGGTTTGGAAGAGGCTAATGCTGACTTTCATATGCAATTTCGTCATAGTCTTTGCATACAACATTGTAGCTGTAGTTATAGCTGTCTTTGCAGTTATCATCTTGCAACCCAGTTCAAGAGTTGGGGAAATACTGCTCCTCTTTTACTTGATCATATATTTTGTTGGGTTGTTGTATATTACCATGATATGGCAGCTAGCAAGTGTGGTCTCGGTTTTGGAAGAAAGTTATGGCGTAAATGCAATGTCTAAAAGCCAAGCTTTGATCAAAGGAAAAATGGGTGTTTCTGCAGCGATTTTCTTTGTGTTAGGCCTGTGCTTTGTTGGAGTTGAGGTAGTATTCAAGATTTTTGTGGTGGCAGCCTACGAGAAAGGGCTCGGATATAGAGTTGGATTGGGGATTGGTTGTCTGAGTTTGATGTCGATCCTGATGCTGTTTGGCCTCGTTATGCAGACGATTGTCTACTTCGTCTGCAAGTCGTATCATCATGAAAACATCGATAAGTCCGCCTTGGCCAATCATCTTGGGGAGTATCTTGGGGAGTATGTTCCTTTGAAGTCCAAGGATGTTCAGATGGAGCAGTTTGAAGTTTGA